The Argentina anserina chromosome 3, drPotAnse1.1, whole genome shotgun sequence genome includes a region encoding these proteins:
- the LOC126785739 gene encoding uncharacterized protein LOC126785739: MNDQVGPKYQEVQSYQRNKQGPYTVIPMIEKTLYVDTVNTTKTSCLNSSSLYTQERVDSAVEINRTLLKRSGMEQMSTEESLFQDIKYLTNFESNGVSEPAVLESAEDSSSSFSDISHIRGQVVAVEDSQLGIDTRSDDIMKGDPGNASIIVVQSPLPPPLPKSPSQSWLSSTLSSTPSQKSVSTGTKRPSSKTSSAGTKWETIVKTSNLHHDHVRYSAVITVGEKRSHI; this comes from the coding sequence ATGAATGACCAAGTTGGCCCCAAGTATCAGGAGGTACAAAGCTATCAAAGAAATAAACAAGGGCCGTATACTGTGATCCCTATGATTGAGAAGACACTGTATGTTGATACTGTAAATACTACCAAAACATCATGTCTAAATTCAAGCTCTTTGTATACCCAAGAACGAGTAGACTCTGCTGTTGAGATCAATCGGACCCTATTAAAGAGAAGTGGGATGGAACAAATGTCTACAGAAGAGTCTTTGTTTCAAGATATCAAATATCTGACTAATTTTGAGAGCAATGGCGTCTCAGAACCTGCAGTATTGGAGTCTGCTGAAGATAGTTCATCTTCATTTTCTGACATATCCCATATTAGAGGCCAAGTAGTTGCAGTGGAGGACTCCCAGCTAGGAATTGATACGAGGAGTGATGACATTATGAAAGGGGATCCAGGAAATGCTAGCATTATTGTAGTACAGTCTCCTCTTCCCCCACCTTTACCAAAATCACCTTCCCAGTCTTGGCTCTCATCGACACTCTCTTCAACTCCTTCACAGAAATCAGTCTCCACTGGTACCAAAAGGCCGAGTTCCAAAACTTCCTCTGCTGGTACCAAGTGGGAAACCATTGTAAAGACTTCCAATTTGCACCATGATCATGTGCGCTACTCCGCGGTAATCACTGTTGGAGAaaagagatctcacatctaa